A window of the Oscillospiraceae bacterium genome harbors these coding sequences:
- a CDS encoding sulfotransferase produces MMVTVIGRGHSGTRAISHTLSQSGVFMGEPLNVSGDLLPPEDMYNACREMAKYVRFEGGLKWDFSKVTAMEPTDEFKRLISNYLKSVFASDNPNKGWKIPETTLVYPWIIKMFPDIKYIHWVRDPRDCILGSHLTDDLNDFGIQYDKTDNIRRNRAISWFYQRELVRATPKPQNTISIRFEDMIFEQAETICRMERFLGVKLIKIPMRTDSVGRYLHDDDVHMFDFFREDMLECGYELEKGV; encoded by the coding sequence ATGATGGTTACAGTGATCGGCAGAGGTCATTCGGGTACGCGGGCTATCTCGCACACGCTCTCGCAGAGCGGTGTTTTTATGGGCGAACCGCTCAACGTCTCGGGAGACTTGCTTCCGCCGGAAGATATGTATAATGCCTGCCGTGAGATGGCTAAATACGTCCGTTTCGAGGGCGGTTTGAAATGGGATTTTTCCAAGGTCACGGCCATGGAGCCGACCGATGAATTTAAGCGTCTGATCTCTAATTATCTGAAATCGGTCTTTGCCAGCGATAATCCCAATAAGGGTTGGAAAATACCTGAGACAACTTTGGTCTATCCCTGGATTATCAAGATGTTTCCTGACATCAAATATATCCACTGGGTGCGCGACCCGCGCGACTGCATTTTGGGAAGCCACCTGACCGACGATCTCAACGATTTCGGAATCCAATACGACAAAACCGACAACATCCGCCGAAACCGTGCCATCAGTTGGTTCTATCAGCGCGAGCTGGTTCGTGCGACCCCGAAGCCGCAAAACACCATTTCGATCCGGTTTGAGGATATGATCTTTGAGCAGGCAGAGACCATTTGCCGCATGGAACGTTTTCTCGGTGTAAAACTGATTAAAATTCCGATGAGAACCGATTCGGTCGGGCGTTATTTGCATGATGACGACGTACACATGTTTGATTTTTTCCGTGAGGACATGCTTGAATGCGGTTATGAACTTGAGAAAGGCGTATGA